One genomic region from Syngnathus typhle isolate RoL2023-S1 ecotype Sweden linkage group LG17, RoL_Styp_1.0, whole genome shotgun sequence encodes:
- the trir gene encoding telomerase RNA component interacting RNase — MEQRRRHAKSHPTDGGSSSSSGGDSDGGSPGSPSGSQQGPSSSGNAFANDGSFMEMFKKKMEEEMRKKAQGTDGEQGHTKPPPVTSFVGKRRGGVFLKTGMVAKKQKQDTETTPGKSDAWSKYMAEVKKYKAHQCGDDDKTRPLVK, encoded by the exons ATGGAACAAAGGCGCAGACACGCAAAATCGCACCCTACTGATGgcggtagcagcagcagcagtggcgGGGACTCAGACGGCGGAAGCCCCGGGTCCCCGTCCGGGAGCCAGCAAGGCCCGTCGTCCTCGGGCAACGCGTTCGCCAACGACGGCAGCTTTATGGAGATGTTCAAGAAGAAGATGGAGGAGGAAATGAGGAAAAAGGCGCAGGGGACAGATGGAGAGCAAGGACATACGAAGCCCCCTCCCGTCACTAGCTTT GTGGGGAAGCGCAGAGGCGGTGTGTTCCTTAAGACCGGTATGGTTGCCAAGAAGCAAAAACAGGACACAGAG ACTACGCCCGGCAAGAGTGACGCTTGGTCAAAGTACATGGCGGAGGTGAAAAAGTACAAAGCGCACCAGTGCGGCGATGACGATAAGACCAGGCCGCTGGTCAAGTAG
- the LOC133170116 gene encoding protein Hook homolog 2-like, translating to MSLDKAKLCDSLLTWLQTFQVPSCNSKQDLTSGVAIAHVLNIIDPAWFNETWLGRIKEESEDNWRLKVSNLKKILKSMLEYYHDILGHQVLEEHLPDVNLIGEMGDITELGKLVQLVLGCAVSCEKKQEQIQQIMTLEESVQHVVMTAIQELLSREPSSEPGSPETYGDFDYQSRKYYFLSEEAGEKEDLRQRCQDLEHQLSVAQEEKLSLQTETRSLKEKLNRCDSLDVSGTAITGKKLLLLQSQMEQLQDENYRLENSRDDLRLHADMLERQLADMQQRNEDLTSLAQEAQSLKDEMDILRHSSDRVNQLETLVETYKRKLEDLGDLRRQVRLLEERNTVYMQRTCELEEELRRASVFRAQMDTYKKQAHELLTKHQAQAMEAEKWQFEYKNLYDKYEALQKEKGRLMTERDTLRETNDELRCAQVQQKCLSDAGGLCDNEAAVGNLAAEIMPTELAETMVRLQSENKMLCVQEETYRQKLVEVQTDLEEAQRSKNALETQNRLQQQQISELRSQVEELQKALQAQDSKTEDSSLLKKKLEEHLEKLHEAHTDLQKKREDLDDLEPKVDSNMAKKIDELQEILRKKDEDMKQMEERYKRYVDKARTVVKTLDPKHQPATPDIKALKNQLTEKDRKIHYLERDYEKSQSRHDQEEKLIISAWYNMGMALHQRMAGERLSSSGQAMSFLAQQRMATNARRGFTRPQPR from the exons aTGAGCCTGGACAAAGCCAAGCTGTGTGATTCACTTCTAACATGG TTGCAGACATTTCAGGTGCCATCATGCAACAGCAAGCAAGATCTAACAAGTGGAGTGGCCATCGCACATGTCCTAAATATAAT AGACCCTGCTTGGTTTAATGAAACCTGGCTGGGTAGGATCAAAGAGGAGAGCGAAGACAACTGGCGCCTCAAG GtcagcaatttgaaaaagattcTCAAGAGCATGCTGGAATATTACCATGAT ATACTGGGCCACCAAGTGTTGGAAGAGCATTTGCCTGATGTGAATCTCATTGGTGAGATGGGTGACATCACTGAGCTGGGCAAGCTAGTGCAACTCGTCTTGGGTTGTGCTGTCAGCTGTGAAAAGAAACAAG AGCAAATCCAGCAGATCATGACACTTGAGGAATCTGTCCAGCATGTCGTCATGACAGCCATTCAGGAG CTTTTATCAAGGGAGCCCTCATCTGAACCAGGAAGCCCAGAGACCTATGGAGACTTTGACTACCAG TCCAGGAAGTATTATTTTCTAAGTGAGGAGGCGGGTGAAAAAGAGGACCTTCGTCAGCGTTGTCAAGACCTGGAACATCAG CTGTCGGTGGCTCAGGAGGAGAAGCTATCACTCCAAACGGAGACTCGTTCCTTGAAGGAGAAGCTGAACCGCTGCGACTCGCTGGATGTCTCCGGCACTGCCATCACCGGCAAGAAACTGCTCCTGCTGCAGAGTCAAATGGAGCAGCTCCAAGATGAGAACTACAG ACTGGAGAACAGTCGAGATGACCTGCGTCTGCATGCGGACATGCTGGAGCGCCAATTGGCCGACATGCAGCAAAGGAACGAAGATTTGACCAGTCTTGCGCAAGAAGCACAAAGCCTCAAAGATGAGATGGATATTCTCAG GCACTCCTCCGACCGGGTGAACCAGCTGGAGACTTTGGTGGAGACTTACAAGAGAAAGCTGGAAGATCTGGGCGACCTCCGCAGACAGGTGCGCCTCCTGGAGGAGCGAAACACCGTGTACATGCAGCGCACCTgcgagctggaggaggagctcCGCAGGGCTAGCGTCTTCCGTGCTCAGATGGACACGTACAAGAAACAG GCTCACGAGCTTCTCACCAAGCACCAGGCCCAGGCCATGGAAGCTGAGAAGTGGCAATTTGAGTACAAGAACCTTTATGATAAATATGAGGCACTCCAGAAAGAGAAAGGA CGTCTGATGACGGAGAGAGACACTCTTCGGGAGACAAATGACGAGCTGAGGTGTGCACAAGTGCAACAGAAGTGTCTCAGTGATGCAG GAGGCTTGTGCGACAACGAGGCCGCAGTTGGAAACCTTGCTGCCGAGATCATGCCTACTGAACTggc GGAGACCATGGTGCGCTTACAGAGTGAAAACAAGATGCTATGTGTCCAAGAGGAAACCTACAGACAGAAATTAGTGGAGGTACAGACTGATCTTGAGGAGGCGCAGCGCAGCAAGAACGCTCTCGAAACCCAAAACCG GCTGCAACAGCAGCAGATCTCCGAGCTGCGTTCTCAGGTTGAGGAGCTCCAGAAAGCACTTCAAGCGCAGGATAGCAAGACGGAGGAT TCCTCCTTGTtgaagaagaagctggaggAACATTT AGAGAAGCTCCATGAAGCTCACACTGATCtccaaaagaaaagagaagacctGGATGACCTGGAGCCCAAAGTGGACAGCAACA TGGCAAAGAAGATAGATGAACTCCAGGAGATCCTGCGGAAGAAGGATGAGGACATGAAACAGATGGAGGAGCGATACAAGCGCTACGTGGACAAGGCGAGAACG GTGGTGAAGACCTTGGATCCAAAGCATCAGCCAGCGACTCCTGACATTAAGGCCTTGAAGAACCAGCTGACAGAGAAAGATAGAAAAATCCATTACCTGGAG CGTGATTATGAGAAAAGCCAATCCAGACATGACCAGGAGGAGAAACTCATAATTAGCGCTTGGTACAACATG GGAATGGCCTTGCATCAGAGAATGGCGGGCGAGAGGCTGAGCTCATCCGGCCAGGCTATGTCCTTCCTGGCCCAGCAGAGGATGGCCACCAACGCAAGGAGAGGCTTCACACGGCCACAGCCAAGATAA